The Desulfobulbaceae bacterium genome contains a region encoding:
- the fliG gene encoding flagellar motor switch protein FliG, which produces MAKKDQHGTDELSGPEKAAIFLLTLGDDFTAKVFQRLDVDEIKMVGRQMAKIDHVNKDDIANLLKEFRSDEGGEGLFLSGDDLLESALKKALEADKAGAILDDIRSDWRLTLFQKARKLDPRILVNFLRNEHPQTIALVLAVLDQVQAAVILGELKEDQRVEVIIRMSELDKVSPEILVEIDRVLQEELLSVEGVEGQRLGGVEAVAEILNHADRALESSIMEGVEEQREELAEEIRRLMFVFDDLTGVEDRGIMAILKEVSSDDLKLALKTATEELREKIFKNMSQRAVEGLKEDMEIMGPTRLKDVESAQQSILKIAKRLEQEGKLQLSSGGGDDEFV; this is translated from the coding sequence ATGGCAAAAAAAGATCAACATGGGACTGATGAACTTTCCGGTCCGGAGAAAGCGGCTATTTTTTTATTGACTCTGGGGGATGATTTCACCGCTAAAGTTTTTCAACGGCTCGATGTTGACGAAATAAAGATGGTCGGTCGTCAGATGGCGAAGATTGATCATGTGAATAAGGATGATATCGCCAATCTTTTGAAGGAGTTTCGGTCTGACGAGGGTGGGGAGGGGTTGTTTCTTTCTGGAGATGATCTATTGGAATCCGCCTTGAAAAAAGCGTTAGAGGCTGATAAGGCAGGGGCGATACTTGATGATATTCGTTCGGATTGGCGCTTGACACTCTTTCAGAAGGCCCGGAAACTCGATCCACGTATCTTGGTCAATTTTTTGCGGAATGAGCATCCCCAGACCATTGCTTTGGTGCTGGCGGTACTCGATCAGGTCCAGGCTGCGGTGATTCTTGGTGAGCTGAAGGAAGATCAGCGGGTTGAGGTGATTATCCGAATGAGCGAGCTTGATAAGGTTAGTCCTGAGATCTTGGTGGAAATAGATCGGGTGTTGCAGGAAGAGCTGCTTTCTGTCGAAGGTGTTGAAGGTCAGCGCCTAGGCGGGGTTGAGGCGGTGGCAGAAATTCTTAATCACGCGGACCGTGCCCTGGAATCGTCGATTATGGAAGGGGTTGAAGAACAGCGAGAAGAGTTGGCCGAAGAGATCCGCCGCTTGATGTTCGTGTTTGATGATTTGACCGGGGTTGAAGATCGCGGGATAATGGCTATCTTGAAAGAAGTGAGTTCTGATGATCTTAAGTTGGCGCTAAAAACGGCCACGGAAGAACTCCGGGAGAAAATCTTCAAGAATATGTCCCAACGTGCTGTTGAAGGATTGAAAGAGGATATGGAAATAATGGGACCCACGCGATTAAAAGATGTCGAGTCGGCACAGCAGTCTATTTTGAAAATCGCCAAGCGGTTGGAGCAGGAAGGTAAACTTCAGTTGTCTTCCGGCGGGGGTGATGATGAGTTTGTCTAA